Genomic window (Chitinophagaceae bacterium):
ATCATTCTCAAAAGCACTTTGACATAGTTATAGAACCTAAAATGGCTTTTGGAACAGGTCATCATGCTACAACGGCTATGGTCATGAAAATCATGACTGAAATAGATTTTTCCGGTAAATCAGTATTAGATTATGGGTGTGGGAGTGGTATTTTGAGCATTTTGGCAGCAAAACTGAATGCATCAAGCATAATAGCCCTGGATTATGATATAAACTCTGTTGAAAACTGTATTGCAAACTTTAAGTTAAATTCAGTAGTAAATGGAGAAGTGCGGCATGGAGATAAAGCTGCTATACCGGATATGAATTTTGATATCATTTTGGCGAACATAAATAAAAATGTAATTTTAGATTCATTTAGTGAGTTGTCTGAACGATTGGAGAAGGGGGCTCATTTGATAATTAGTGGTATACTTTCTGAAGACATTGAGAAAATAATATCTGTTGCAAATCAGTTTAGTTTAAGGCTGATTAAGCAAAACACTGAAAATAACTGGGCAGTGTTACTTTTTTCAAAAAATTCCGTATAAATAGGTGCATGCTTCAATTTGCTTAAAATAATTGTAAATGATTAATAAAATATTCTTTTTTTTAACGGTCTGTTTGTTTTTGTTTTGCTCCAAAGACTCTGTAGCGCAAGAGGTGTTTTCTGATGATAATCAAAGCTTTGTTCGTGAATTAACTCGCATGTTAAATCAAACCAGGCGGGATGAAAGCAGAAATCAGGCCTCTCTTCTTGAGGAAAATATTAAAGACGATAAGTTAAGCAACGCATATCTGGATTTGATGCGTAAAACCGGTAACATAATGCTGTCCCGAAATATGAGAGCACATCCTCACTTTGAGAATTATGTAATGGCTGTAAATGATTTTGTAGCAACAAACAGAAATCTGCAAACTTTTGAAGTATGGTCTGATTTATTAAATAATGTTTTAGAAAACCAAAGAAGAGGAAATAATCAAAATTTTGACCGCTACATTGACTTTTCGATTTCATATTTCAGAAACGGATCACTTCACCAAAGCAGAGCCAGAACCTGGCAGGTCATTGGCAGGGAAAGCAGATGGGAGAATACGGAAGAAGGACCGGTTTTACATTTTGAAAACATTTCAATTTTAGCATACACAACCGGAGATACCATTGAAATAAGGAATGTTAGCGGTATTTTTAACCCGGTTGAACAACAATTTCAGGCAAATGGAGGAAGAATAGACTGGAGTAGGGCAGGGTATGGAGCCAATGATGTTTATGCCGAACTTACAGAATATCAGTTTGCGGTAAATTCATCGGAGTTTTCTGTTGATACTGTCATGTTTTACTATAATGAAATATTATCTGAACCACTTCAAGGTAGTTTTTCTGACAGATTAATTACACAAAACAGGCCTGAAACTACTAATTATCCGCGTTTTGAATCATTTAGAAAGGATATCAGATTAGACAATATTACAGAGAATGTTTCATTTTTAGGTGGAATAACAAAAGCAGGGCAAAGGCTTACAGGTAGCGGAGATGATTATAATAGAGCATATCTCGAATTTACAAGAGAAGACGGGAAAATACTCGCCCGTTCTTATTCAAGAAATGTTTTGATTGGCAGAAGAAATGAATTAACAAGTTCTGCGGCTGAGATTAGCGTTTATCTTGGTGATAATGATTCTATTTTTCATCCGAATGTTCGCCTCGTTTATAAATTTGATATTAAAGAGCTTGGATTATACAGGGGAATGGGTGACGGTACAAGTAAAACTACTTTTTTCAATTCATTTCATAATCATGAAATGGCTGCCGATGTGATATATTGGAGACTGGATAAAGATGAAATGCAAGTAAGAATGCTTACCGGTGCAGGCCAAAACCCTGCAGTTATTACTTCTTCTAATTTTTTCCGGAGAGGAGAATTGCAAAGAATGCAGGGTGTTATGGATTTTAATCCGGTATCTGTAATTAAAATGTATAGCGATGAGCTTGGTTCAAGAGAAATGTATGCGCCTGATTTGGCTAAAAAAATGAATCCAAGATATACAGAAAATACCATACAAGGCCTTTTGTATACTTTAGTGGAAGAGGGATTTATTTATTATAATGAAGAAAATAGCGTTGTTACCGTAAGGGATAAGACTATAAATTATGTATTGGCAAATGCAAATCGAATAGATTTTGATCATATCCGGTTTAATTCTTATCACACCCGGCAGAATGCAAAGCTGGATTTTGAAACAAATGATTTATTAGTTTCGGGAGTAGAAGATGTTACCCTAAGTGAAAGAAGATTTGTGTTTGTTTATCCGAATGACAGAGAGATTACTTTAAAAGAAAATATGGATATGTCATTTTCCGGTTCGATTTTGGCCGGTCGTATTGACTTTATCGGTTTTGGTTTTTATTTTGATTATGACTCCTTCAGGGTTGATATGCAAGATTTGGCATCAGCCGTTATATATGCTCCTACTGAAGATTTGGATGAATACGGTCAACCGAAAACAGTGCCATTGAGAAGCCGTATCGAGGGCTTGACAGGCAGATTATTTGTGGATGCTCCGAATAATAAATCGGGTAGGGTAAATTTGCCACAATTTCCAATTTTTGTGAATAATGCAAAAGCTTTTGTTTACTACGATTTGGATGAGGTTCATGAAGCCAGATATGACAGAGAAAGTTTTTATTTTGAGTTAGAGCCTTTTCGATTTGATAGTTTAAATACTTTTGACCCCTACTTTTCCAGTCTTAAAGGAAGAATGATTTCCGCAGATATTTTTCCGGTTTTTGAAGAAAATATTTACATACAGGATGACTTATCACTGGGTTTTATCAGAACAACTCCTGCTAACGGATTCCCGGTTTACGGCGGGAAAGCTACTTTTTTTGATACCATATCATTAAGTAACCGCGGGTTGTTAGGAAGTGGTAATATTGATTATTTATTTACCAAATTTGACTCAGATCATATTTTGTTTCTCCCGGATTCTTTGGCTACAATCGCTCAAAATTTCCATATGGCAGAAAGTGTTCATCAGGGGAATACATTTCCGGAAGTTCGTGGTGAAGGGGTTCAAATAGGGTGGAGGCCTTATGACGATGAAATGGATTTAAACAGTGGTACCGATCCATTTGTGATGTACGATATTGAAGCCAGCATGTCAGGTTCCTTAGTGTTTACCCCTCAGGGTCTTAAAGGTATTGGTAGCTTTGATTGGCAGGAAGCAGAACTTTTATCTTCCGGCTTTAATTTTGAATCTGATGCCCTTTTTGCAGATACGATAGACATGCGAATCAAAGCAATTGACGAGGATAAAGTGACTTTCAATACACCAAATGTAAAAGGAAGAATAGATTTTGGAGATCGGATTGGTAATTTTGAGTCTAATTTATTGGATATCCCAACTGAATTTGCAAATAATTTTTATCGCACGGAGATAAATCAGTTTACATGGGATATGGAAAATAGTGTATTAGATTTCAGGGCTCCGGATGGCTCACCGGGTTCCCCGTTTGTTTCCACTCATGCTGATAAAGATTCATTAGAATTTTTAGGTAAAAGGGCTTTATTTGATTTACCGTCTTCATTGCTCACGGTTGAGGATGTACCTTATATTCCGGTCGCTAATGCTCATATAATACCCGATGGCAACGTAGTAGTAATTGAAGGAGGGGGCGTGATGAGAGAACTGGAAAATGCTACATTTAAAGCAGATACAGGCGATATTGCTCATGAGTTTTATGAGGCTACCTTACAGATTAATGGTAAAAAAGATTTTAGTGGGGAAGGTAAGTTTGATTTTTTAAACAGAAGTAGAGGTGTGAATACTATTAGAATGCACAATATTTTTGTTGAAGAAATTCCGGGCAGACGCAGGCAGCAACCGGATTATTTTACAAGATCTGAAGGTATTGTTGAAGCAGCAGATACTTTTAGGCTTGATCCCAAAATTCAATTTCAGGGAGAAGTAAAATTAAAGTCAGAGGTTAAAAATTTAAATTTTGATGGTTTTGCCAGATTAGATTTTAAAAATCAAGAAATTGAAACAAACTGGTTTGCTTTTGAAACAGAAATTGATGCAAATGATGTAATTATCCCTTATGAAACAGCAATTTCTCCATTTGGAGATACTTTATATAGTGGTTTGTTTTTTGACAGGTCGCTAAATCCCGGGCCATATGTAAGTTTGTTTAATCAAGTCAGAATGCCAGATGACAAAAAGATAATGACAACCTCAGGGATTGTGAGATACAGTCAGCAAAACAGTAGTTTTTACATAGGCTCAAAAGAAAAATATAAAGATAACAGTCCCGCCGGGAATATGATTATAGTTAATGAAGCAAATAATGTAATCAGAGGTGAAGGTAAATTTGACATGAATCTTGACTTTGAACCCATTAAAATAACGACTGCCGGTAATTTTGAAAAGAATTTAAGTGATTCAAGTTTTGTGTTTAATACTATTTTTGCTTTAAATCTGGAAGTAGATGATGATTTGATGGAGATGTTTGCCAATGACCTGATTTCATTTGTGTTTGACAAACCATCAGTAGACTATCACAAAGAGTCTTTTGTAAATGCGTATAACGAGCTTGTAGACAGCAGAAGAGGCAGCAGGGCATTAGAAGAAGCTCAGCAAACCGGGCGTTTTGACAAACCCAGAGATCTGGACTATAATCTGATTTTTAATGATTTAACTTTCGAATACATTCCTAAATACCAAACATATAAATCAAAGGGACCTATTGGAATTGGATTTGTTGGAGATAAAGGCGTCCATAAAATGGTTGATGGATTTATTGAATTCGGTTTTCGAAGAGTCGGTGACTTTTTCAATATGTATTTTGAGTTGGGCCCTGACGACTGGTACTTTATAACCTATAATAATTATACGTTGCAAATAATTTCTTCCAGAGATGATTTCAATAAATTACTGGCCTCTATCAGACCCGATAGAAGGGAAAGAAAAATTTCTGATGAGATTACATACTTTTACACAACTTCAACTTTTAATACCATGCAAAGCTTTGTGTATAGAATGAAATTTGGTGATGAAGTGGATTTGCCTCCCCAAGAGTAAAAAATCATGGCAAAAAAGTTAAATTTTGTTACAAGAATTTTAAGCTATTTCTGGGATATTCCGATTGAAAAAATTCAAAGTCAATATGATGAGGAGTTGCAGCTTAGCTTAGATAAAGGCAGAGTAAAGTTAAGCACTTCTGAAGCTGTGTACTCATTTGAGGATTTATACTATTGTTTCAGTCAA
Coding sequences:
- a CDS encoding 50S ribosomal protein L11 methyltransferase, with the protein product MRKPSYIVVFKPVSDEQSEVLAAFCFECGAEGVSEDEDTLTASFPEHPENINEWDMVLSFCEENNIPITVRKQEWVNWNAEWEKNFQAIDIGKNIHVRAPFHNHSQKHFDIVIEPKMAFGTGHHATTAMVMKIMTEIDFSGKSVLDYGCGSGILSILAAKLNASSIIALDYDINSVENCIANFKLNSVVNGEVRHGDKAAIPDMNFDIILANINKNVILDSFSELSERLEKGAHLIISGILSEDIEKIISVANQFSLRLIKQNTENNWAVLLFSKNSV